One genomic window of Daphnia pulex isolate KAP4 chromosome 12, ASM2113471v1 includes the following:
- the LOC124209014 gene encoding E3 SUMO-protein ligase ZBED1-like, whose translation MRAVLLFIVRGMHPLSLVDNEHFITLVKELDPRINLSCRTTLTNVLLPKLYEEAKTKLREELASVNHVALTTDGWTSNTGDSYITVTVHYINSHLKMITRVLNTSFVPQAHTSENICDFLKEVANEWNIDEKIVAIVTDNASNMKLAVTLGGWKHVSCFAHTLNLAVTDALKNNSELNGILARCRSLVAFFKQSSKANSQLKKMAVLSKISITTLKQEVPTRWNSTVIMLRSIVKLADPIAAVLASLKRTDLLLEDEAIKLI comes from the coding sequence ATGCGAGCAGTCTTGTTATTCATCGTGCGAGGTATGCACCCTTTGTCTCTAGTCGACAACGAGCACTTCATAACTCTTGTTAAAGAGTTGGATCCAAGAATCAACCTGTCCTGTAGAACAACGCTCACAAATGTACTATTGCCGAAATTATATGAAGAAGCCAAAACTAAACTTCGAGAAGAACTCGCTTCGGTCAATCATGTAGCGTTGACGACAGATGGTTGGACCTCTAACACCGGCGATTCATACATTACGGTGACAGTCCATTACATCAACAGCCATCTCAAGATGATCACTCGCGTCCTAAACACATCATTTGTGCCCCAGGCACACACAAGTGAGAATATCTGTGATTTTCTTAAAGAAGTTGCCAACGAGTGGAATATTGATGAGAAGATTGTTGCCATCGTAACCGACAACGCGTCCAACATGAAATTGGCCGTGACTCTCGGAGGATGGAAACATGTCTCATGTTTTGCTCACACTTTGAATCTTGCCGTGACGGATGCTCTAAAAAATAACTCTGAGTTGAACGGAATTTTAGCACGTTGTCGCTCTCTAGTTGCATTTTTCAAACAGTCCTCGAAGGCCAAttctcaattaaaaaagatggcTGTTTTGTCAAAAATCTCTATAACTACTTTAAAGCAAGAAGTTCCGACGCGCTGGAACTCCACTGTTATTATGTTAAGAAGTATTGTTAAGTTAGCTGATCCGATAGCTGCCGTTCTCGCATCTCTGAAGCGAACTGATCTCCTTTTAGAAGACGAGGCGATCAAGCTAATTTAG